The Vigna unguiculata cultivar IT97K-499-35 chromosome 11, ASM411807v1, whole genome shotgun sequence genomic sequence acttttgtaatttataatactacattatttattattctttcgATTTATCACAATAATGTAGATATGCTACATAGATTTCCCCGAACACATAATAGTGCTACAAATTTTTCAAATACAGTTTCGTTGCTCAAATTTGAATTGCCTACACCAACTACATGTCCATATTGTGATGCACGATTATTTTATCATGAATCACGCGATATGTGTTGCTCTGGTGGTAAAGTGTTACTTCCACGTGTCCCTCCTCCACGcccccccaattttttttttaatttttaaaaagttatatattgaattttttaatattttttataaaattttaaattaaatatatatatatatatatatattaaaaattattaaaaattaaattatgtatttttttattttttattttttttggtttaattagtttttaggTTCCTGATAAACTTGAGAACTTTCAATTGAGTTGTGATAAATTTTCGTGATCTATTGAGTACTAATTAAGTCTAtgatgttaactttttttcttaataggATGATGTGGCTCTAAAGGGGTTGCGTAATTATTATCTTTCCATGTCACTTTGCTGACTTGTGAcctatatcattttattattttattattttaaaattttctaatttattatagttagcattatttttttttatctcatgagcctttgTATGTTCACTTTTTATtaagatagaagaaaaaatatatactatgtatttttttataagagttttcaattgtgacttgattattagagtttttttttattaattatatctttgaacttttcattagattataataaattattattgaatttcaaacttaaaataaGTAGGTCAATTGatgaaaagtaaaagaatttatatttatttttcaaaaataataaaaggaaaactatccacgaagatgaaaatgaaaacaaattcaaattctttacataaaacaaaatatcGTACTTATAATCTAATTGTTCAATTCGAGGAGTCATTTCttaaggttaaaaaaattacaggtgatgatgaatttgatattaattctttgaaacaatattatacaagaaaacatattcaaatatgagaatatCCAATAAGTAAAAAGGATGAAATTAGGATGGCGTATCTAAAATGGtgttcatatcaaatacaacttcaaaattttgaatatattaatttgacTCCCGCAtaattattggtcaagatccgccactgctcCTCCACATGAGCtacttcaaatattttcagaTCAAACATCTGAAAGTAGACATTTTAGACAACATATAGGAAGTTACAATCATGTCTTTTCATTCACTTCTCTTGGTGTTCATATGGATGAAACTATAGTAGCAAATGGTCGTGGTATATATAGTTTTCGTTGCTCAAGGTGCAATCTATGATAGGATAAGAGGATTTTATCCAAATGATGGGTTCAGACCCCGGTTTTTGCAGTTGTACATTTATGACActaaacatgaattacaaaataGAATGTTGGAAAACCCTCAACTTCATCAAACTATTGTTCATAAATTGCAACAAATATTATACCGGTGCAATCCTTTTGTGCATGTATTTCGACAACTTGCTCAATAaccaaatattcaaatatgttcTTTACTCATTAAAGAGCGCCCTGCGAATCAACCATAGCATAATCTTCCAACTGCATCTCAAGTAGCATCTGTATACGGGTCCTAgacatcaatttttatttggtCTCCCAATTAAAGAAATGGTTAAGGATGTAAATGTATGATACTttcatttactaatttttttctacatcatgtatgtagtaaatatatatttcagttttttaacgaatgtatatttatagacatctactaaaatagtttgtatatttatagacaACTACCATTGACTCCATCACATATAGCTCATTAACCCCAAATCTTAatcaaatgtattaaatattagttgatACACAATGTTACGAATTAGTAATTTATTGCTTTCTTTTTCAACCAATCTATGTAGTATACCCATCATAAATTGTCATTgattattcttaatattatacatatagcGGCTACATTAAAAAAAGCGAACATACAGGCGCGACAACACCTGCGTTTtcgctagtatatatatatatatatatatatatatatatatatatatatatatatatatatatatatatatatatatatatatatatatatattactttttaaaaactcgtttgaatataaattttaaaaatatattaaatttaatatttgtaaattaattgagaaaaaaaataaaaaagtaattgtaatatataaaataatttaaatatgttaattatggtaatagaaaattatcataataaaatattataattattgtttttgttttttaaattaattgtaataaatctatatttatttggttaaaataaattatgtaataattgttttttttgtataataagttagaaaaataaaataaaattttaactacaTAAATATACATGTGGCAAATTGAATTCAAATCAATTTCCATAATTCATCTTATTCtttattctatatttattaaacatcTATACTAACCATTTTTCAAAACGAAAAATTTTAGtactaagtaatttattttttctgattATTAACTTTCgtttaaataactaataatttcaaaaattaattatttaatttgaatttggatttaaatttaaattttttaattttatacccTTTGggttttaagtttttataaaacgcTGTTaaagaacttttatattttgctatattttaaatttctatattttttcaaactaaaacttaaaaaaaaaagtccatacttttaattatttctttaatttttttataaataaatctaaatattttacaatcatattactaattttcaactttacattaaatttgttttcaaatatttttacctacaatcatattattatttaattttacttttctaacttattacacccacaaaatattatataaatgattttaacaaaatatatatatatatatatatatatatatatatatatatatatatatatatttatccaGCATtgctaattaaaatatatttaaattatcttattttttataattacttttcaattttttttcccgattaattattaaatattaaattaaatatattttttaaatttgtgttcacaaaaatttataaaaaaaatcatgaatttttaataaagtaaagaaaaaagaacacaaaaagaaaaaatgaaaaagttgagagATCTTTCTAAAAGTTTACTACAATTAGAAAAAGATTAGTAATCGAACAATATTTGCTCCTCTTTTATAACTTCGAtcgttattaaaattaaagttgagttataaaaaattaaaagtattaaaacaaagtaaatatttattacgATTAAGATagagtaaaagaaattataatctttttaacaGTTTAATATAACAAAGGgaaatataagattttaaaaatattagaaaaactTATCTCAACTccatctaattatttttattaatgaaccTCTTTGTCAATCCATCGATTTCTATATTacaaacatatattataaaCGTGAGTCCTAAAAGGGAAACCGAAAATGGAAAAATAGGAATGGAGGTAGTTTCTAGCACTTTCAGACACACCATAGGAATGGACATAATTGatgtaaaaatcaattttagtgttatcagaactaacaagtgacttgtttttacccatatgaaccttattcatgggatctccaatcacaaaggttgggttaccatcacttgtttgtttgcaaGTGACTTAAATCCCATTCCCCTCGATGTTTCTAATATCATGTTTCATATTAAGGGTTTAGTTAGAGGACCTGCTAGATTATGTTCTAGCTTCACATACTCAATATAAATTGTTTCACTCTTTAGCTAGCTATTGCCAATTGACAGTCACAAAGTATTTTCATTCCTGGTGGAATGTTAGCTAAGAAGTTCGTCAACTACTTAGCTTCACTATCAGCCCTTTCAAAAACAACATACTCATATTTCTTGTTGATCtaacaataattatttgtcTGGCCGATCTCCCTGAAATCACCCTACCCCCAAGTGTGAACCTATTACCACTAATAGATTTTGTCTCGCCTGAATCAGAGATTCAATTAGCATCATTGTACCTTTCTAGTACAATGGGGAAATccactatattcatttataatttctaaactTCCTAAGAAGTTTCTCAAGAACACTTTTGGGATAGTAAAACTATAACCCTTCCTTATGATACtatctttaaaaattcatattggCTTCATCTACAAACAacttatattttagaataaaattctaaaacaaCTTAGTTCTAAAAACTATCAATTTGCATATATCAATCATTACATGAAAAGCCATATcccaaatagttttttttcaaATGGGGTTAGatttactcaattttttttttaaatccttcGTGTAATCGAGTAAAATTACCTACACTACACCCCCACAATCTTAAATATTCCAAGATTGGTAAAAAGATAAATACCTTATAATATCATCCACGTATAGCTTCATACTTGAAACCCTTTTTTTTCGTAACTTTTCCTCCTTTTTTCTTAGGCACGTGATGAGCGGTTTATTGTTCATTTGACGAACTCCATGCAGTAACCGTTCATGACGCGAGTACATGAACCATCTCGGGCAAGTCTCCATGCAGCCGCCTCGCGTTCCGCAGTCACCTGTAATGACGTCGGCCAACACTAATCAGCACCAGGAGCTCCACCGCCTCGATGTTGCCCTCTGGTTCATCTCGCAAGAAGCACCAACGCCCACAACCACTACGTCAACGCTCGCCCTCGTCGCTTCAGCTCTGTCAGACTTCTTCTCACACGAACCGCACCAGATCTGGAAGTCATGCCACCGAGCCCCACTGCGGCGCTCCTAACCGTGATCGAAACCACCACTACTCTGCCTATTCGAATTCCAACTCGTCGGAACAGATTGAATTTCTCACTGTGTCACTGATCGGAGCTTATGCAGAACAAATGTCGCCTGAGTTGTTATTGGATGGTTGGTTTCGAGTGGGTTCTGCAGTTCCAATGGGAGGATGAAGATGACCGAATTGGGAAAATGAAAAATCCAATGTGCGTTCTCTCTATTAAGCCCCTTTTTCCACCGGGGTGCGTGTGTTTTTCCGGTAGCCTCTCTATGGTGCGCGTGATGTGTGTGCCTTCTGTGTTGGGGTTTTTTTTTCACATCTACAATAAATGCCTTAGAATCCTGAGGCTTCTTGAAAGCCGACAACTCGACCAAAGATGCTTCCCCACCTGGTCAGATTATCAGCGTCAAAAGGACTCTTAGCGTAGTTTGCTTCAGCGGTCTTCCTCGTGTGCTCGAATAATAGTAACCGATCGAAATTATCTTGAGAAAACTTTATTCCCTTCTGTGATCGCCAAATGTCGCATGCGTCATagtgaaaagaataaaaaaacaatgataaaaactaatttcattTCACTTCAACCGAAAGAATAAATCATTGTTAGTAAGTttgcataaaattaataaaagcataaaataaaaggatttaAAAGGATTTTCTGTGGCGTGTAAAAACATTACTCTTAGGAATTTATCCGCAATATATGCATAGAGTCCCCAGGATACAACAGAAAATCTCAGATATATTCCGAGGATAACAGAAACTTGCAAGATAAACTCTTTAAAGAATAAGTAACCCAGGatataagagaagagagaaaaagaacaaaataagaaaaagagatGAGGAAGGTTCTATTTTGGAAGAGGATTTAAGCTCCTATTTATAGGTGATGAATGGATTTAAAAAATCTATGCTCTACAACTAAAGCCTAGTATGGAAAATAATATCCCATAAAATATGGATGTGCGATCAACATGTGGAGGAGATCTCGCTGCAACAACATGCACCATCCTAAAAAGGAGGGAGACTTGCTCACATTGCAATAACTGCAACACTATTATTtttgcaatattattataaatatataacaaaatatcataGTTAATGACTTCATAGTAAGAttccaatatgtttttttagtctttgaattGTTTGCGAGTTTGGGAGTGAAATTATGTTTTCTGATCAAGGAATTCTtaacgaatttttttttttagttttatgaatatatatatatatatatattatatttataacaaattactttttaaaaaccGATAATTGTTTACAAACTcgtttgaatataagttttaaaattatatttaatttaatatttataaattaattgagaaaaaaaattaaagagtaattgtaatatataaaataatttaaatatgttaatcatggtaatagaaaaattatcataataaaatattataattattgttgttgttttttaaattaattgtaataaatctatatttatttggttaaaataaattatgtaataattgttttttttcgtataataagttagaaaaataaaataaaattttaactacaTAAATATACATGTGGCAAATTGAATTCAAATCAATTTCCATAATTCATCTTATTCTTTATTCTATTAAACATCTATACTAAccatttttcaaaactaaaaattttagtactaaataatttattttttctagtttttaactttcatttaaataactaataatttcaaaaaataattatttaatttgaatttggatttaaatttaaattttttaattttatacccTTTGggttttaagtttttataaaacgcTGTTaaagaacttttatattttgctatattttaaatttctatattttttcaaaataaaacttaaaaaaaaagtccatactttttattatttttttaatttttttataaataaatctaaatattttacaatcatattactaattttcaactttacattaaatttcttttcaaatatttttacctagaatcatattattatttaattttacttttctaacttattacacccacaaaatattatataaattattttaacaaaatatatatatatatatatatatatatatatatcaagcattgctaattaaaatatatttaaattatcttattttttataattacttttcaatttttttcccgattaattattaaatattaaattaaatatatttttaaaatttgtgttcacacaaatttataaaaaatgatgaatatttaataaagtaaagaaaaaatgaaaaagtggGAAAGGAGAGTGAACCGAGAGATCTTTCTAAAAGTTTACTACAATTAGAAAAAGATTAGTAATGGAACAATATTTGCTCCTCTTTTATAACTTCGAtcgttattaaaattaaagttgagttataaaaaattaaaagtattaaaacaaagtaaatatttattacgATTAAGATagagtaaaagaaattataatctttttaacaGTTTAATATAACAAAGGGAAATAAAccgttaataaaaatatatttcgcTTGgatataagattttaaaaatattagaaaaactTATCTCAACTCCatctaattcttttttattaatgaacCTCTTTGTCAATCCATTGATTTCTATATTacaaacatatattataaaCGTGAGTCCTAAAAGGACACCGAAAATGGAAAAATAGCAACAATGTAATTTTCCTAACATCTATACAATACGGTAAATGTTGGACGAAAGAAGTATGGTCGTAGGAACAATGAATTAAGTAATTTCTGAAGACGCTTTCTTCTATTGAATTGTCAATGCTTGTGATTTGCAGATGGGACAAACATTTTTCTCATGCAACCATGTGGTTATACAATCTGAGTGGTATCGATGTCCGCATTGAAGAATTCCAATTTGGTCTTTGTTCTTATATTCATCCTGTAAAATAATGCATAAATATTCCAATTAGCAGCAGAAAGAGAAATGTTatgcataaaaaaatgaaactggAATGAATAAATGATTGTGTTGTGCATAAATTCATACCTGGCATATTATGCAAAGATCAACTTCTTGTTCCTCCGAGTGATTAGGAAGTTGATAAATTTCTGTCTTCATTTGTCTTGCAATAATTTCATCGGGCAAACCCGTGTTTACCTTGCCAATCCGTTCAGCTAACTCATTAAGTTCCTGTTGTCCAATTGGAAAGAATTAGCAAACTAAAGTTTTTGacactaaataatattttagtatggTAGAACTCAGAGCCAATCCACATTCATAAAACATATATGCTTGCCTCATATGACATGTTCTGAATGTCCTCATATGACATGTCCTGAATGTCCATGTTGTGTCTAAGAGGTTGAGAGTGATGTGTAAATGGTGCATGTTGTATGGGCATTGAGGAAGAGGTTGAAGGATTTGTTGGAAGTGTATACGATGGAACAAGACGTAATGGATAATCAAAGTGGATGGAGTAATAATAAAAGGAAGTTGGGTAAATCGGATGGGAAAATTCATCATATCTTGGAGGACCCGTTCTTACATTCTCTAATGGAGGAGTTGGATCTGGAAAACACGACCAGTAGTCAGACACATTTGAAGGAAGAAttgttttacaaatttaacaatCATTATATCTTGATTTGAAATACCacattcaaaacataaattttaccTTGGAATCCAAATCTTGGTACCAAGGGGATAGGTGTTGCAGTGTGCCTTGCATCACGAGGAGCAACTGAAGAAGTATATGAGAGTGGAAGACGTTGATGCCCAACTCTTTCATATTCTGTCATTCCATAGTCGTAGGCATTTACTATGTAATGAGAATCTATGTTACTTCCTCTCACTATTGTGCACTCATCAAGCCCAGACATGTTTCTTCCTCTGAAATCTATACCTTTCAATCTAATCCTGATATATCAAAAACAGATTGTATAAATCATAGGCCCAACCTATCCGTAATGGAAAATTAGaaaccaaaatttcaaatattcgATTCAtgaaacaattgaaaaaaacaTCACACGACTTTGGAACCGACAACATCATCCTTGCTAATCAAACCAAACTCAAGCCAACAGAGACTTACAACGTTATGAAGTCACAGTTTTTCCTTCGTTCCCGAACCCGGATTCCCTTCTTTTGAAAAAGCAGGTGAACCCCACAGAAAGAAACAACAATGTTTCTGCAGAGAACTAAAGAATCAAGAAGGAGAGTTAAAGAAAAGTAGAGACTTTTTTTAACACTTGTGTTAAATCCATTGTAATATCGATTATTTATAGGCATGGTATTCATTTTAAGGTGAAGATTTAAAGAtaattcatcaattttaaatatttaattctagatatcttttatttgattttggtgccgttaattattctatttatctTTCAAGATTATATAAAGAAGAGCTGATACATGTATTTACTCCATAAATATTAAATGCTATATCTATTTACGATTTCAAAAATGTAAAGAAATGTgtaaaagagtaaaaataagaTTGCATTTCCCATATTTATGTAAGGATGACATtatcttttcatatttaataatttggaTTGATATTTCTTTAATCATCGCATTGAATCAGATTTTAGTTAATCTTAAAAATACATGTAAAGAAAGATTCTATCTATctataagaaatataatatagatTAGCAAATATAGAACATATCTATTTCTATCTATACATGACAAAttcttttttctatataaaataGATTAACCCCGGCAGAATCTTTATTATAGATGttaacaagaaaatattttcatatttcaaattaatatagGGAAGTGAAAAGATTACTTACGAAAGAAATTCTGGTAGAagttatatctaattttatccCTTTCACTTAATTAATGCccatatttcatttcattattacaaatcaatcaattttCTAACAAaccaagaaaataaagatagaatatacatataataaaacaaagttgATTTACCCtgtacatgattttttttttcagttttattttctttacagctactttttttttaattcaattttaaaaatttatctcTAGATATCCCTTTATTTGATTTTAGTATCATTAATTATTCTCATTTGTTTTTCaacattatataaagaaaaCGTATTACATGCATttattctataaaaattaatgctACATCTATTTACggtttaaaaaagtaaaagaatgcATAACAGATAAGACATAAGATTGCATTTCCAATATTAATGTAAGGATATTATACTTTCACATCTGTATAAATAATTTGggttgatatttatttaatcattacATTTTAGTCGGATTCAAACCaaccataataaaatacatcatgtaaaagaaagattatatttatgtataacaaatataataagtaCTTTTTTTATGAGAGATTCTTGGTTCAATATAAAACTAGTAACTCAACagataagataaaatattttcttccattatttattatagatgttaacaagaaaatatttttcttattaaaaattaatatagggACAATGTAGTGGAAAGATTACTTATGAGACAAATTCTCCTAacaattatctaattttatcaCTTTCATTTAATTAGTGTTTATATTGCATTTCATTATTACAAATGAATCAATTTCTAACAAACCccaaaaataaagataaataaagatAGAACATATCCATAtatacagaaaaaataaaataaaggtgaTTTAAACTTTTAGTGTACATaacctttttcatttctattttttaacaattactTTCTTAAATCCAaccttaaaaatttaaatctagaTATCCTTTTGGTGTTTAATTAATCTCATTTAtccttcaaaattatataaagaagAGGTTTAACATGTATTTATTCTACAAAAATTAATGCTACATCTATTTATGgttttaaaaagtaaagaaatgtataacaaataaaatataagattgcATTTCCcatattaattaatgtaaagatagcattattttttcatatctatataaataaattgggttgatatttatttacattttaatcaGATCCTAACCaaacatcataaaaatacaTGTGAAGAAAGATTTTATCTATCTATaacaaatgtaataaatatttttcaacaaatatattataatttgttttatcaaTAAGAAATAGAATACCTAATAACCCCAACAGATAAGATAAAATACTTTCttccatattttattatacatattaacaagaaactaattttcttatttaaaattaatacagGGACAATTTAGTGGAAAGATAACTTATGACAAATTCTCTTAACagttatataaaatttgatccctttcatttaattaatattaatgtttcatttcattaatacAGTTGAATCAATTTCTTAACCTATcaagaaagtaaagaaaataaagatagagCATATCCATACgtacaaacaaatataaaataaaggtgaTTTAACaactactttttaaaaatttaattatggacattcttttatttcattaatcatttttttaacattcttagagagaaaagtcttgttatttttatttttgattactCGTAtgtattcatttctaaaattaaaaataatatagagtTGAGAACTGAAAAAACACTTGTTATGAACTAATGTGTTTgttatggttataattaaattagcCTCAACTAAGTCTAAAAATTTATGTGCataattgtttctatttttattggtaatggaaaattgaaattctGGCTCATTGAATACTTTGTTGTGATGTCTAAAGCTAATGTTTTtcctattatattaatttatgatttaaaatctTCTACTCTCACAATTGATAAAGATGTTCTATACCAcctatatattttaagtttttgtatgaaacaaaaattatgaaataatttgtCATATTAAAATTACTATTGTGTTATGAAAAACCGTTGAACTAAATTTTGcatttgcaaaagaaaaaaattagcttgatatttatatgaaaaaaatgactgataatatcatatttatgaatttaaaaatattgtttataacatgaaattaataTGATCATATGTGTGCTAAACAAAATCTTGATATCAAAAATTGAGGGATGGTCAAGTAAAACTAAACTTGTCTTctagaatttgtttttttaaataaaaagagtttttcaTGTTTATGAAGTTAGAAACTTCCTTGCTGCTCTACAAGATTATGAAGTGGTTTTCGAGTGCAATAGGATTATTATTTCTAGACATGTGTTTtgattgataaataatatatttgtgatgacttgtttgagttaagtacctttatcttgtaataaaatatctagTAGTTCTTCTTTCATTATTACATATGTTGAAAATTGTGATATATGACATGTTATTATTACAATTGTTCAAAAGTTGAGAAATTTGGTTAGAAACCattcatattataaaattttgaggtacaaaattaattaaaaaaggaaGTGATGAATATATGTATTTAGAAATGAGAATATATGTCTGTATAAATGAGTGTTTGTGAAACTCATGGTATTATTTCTTAAGTAACATCTTCATACAGTGATAATCTAATGGTGCAacggaagaaagaaagaaaaaatgctTTTGTTTGATATAGTAAATGTTATTGTACAAGTTCTAGCTTGCCTAAATTTATATAGggtaaaactttatattttgttggtGATATTCTCAAAAAGGTTGTGATAAACATcttatgagttatgaaagaaaaaagaaccacatttaaaatatttcaaagtgtgggggtgtcttgtaaaggttaatatacctcttaatgagaaaaaaaatcgtTGGTTATTTATGCCGATAAATTTCTAGAGATGTTTCCTTCAAATGATAAATTAACTAAATTTGTCTATGATACCT encodes the following:
- the LOC114170310 gene encoding probable E3 ubiquitin-protein ligase ZFP1, which translates into the protein MSGLDECTIVRGSNIDSHYIVNAYDYGMTEYERVGHQRLPLSYTSSVAPRDARHTATPIPLVPRFGFQDPTPPLENVRTGPPRYDEFSHPIYPTSFYYYSIHFDYPLRLVPSYTLPTNPSTSSSMPIQHAPFTHHSQPLRHNMDIQDMSYEDIQNMSYEELNELAERIGKVNTGLPDEIIARQMKTEIYQLPNHSEEQEVDLCIICQDEYKNKDQIGILQCGHRYHSDCITTWLHEKNVCPICKSQALTIQ